One Artemia franciscana chromosome 15, ASM3288406v1, whole genome shotgun sequence genomic window carries:
- the LOC136036559 gene encoding nuclear pore complex protein Nup205-like: MVNKVRKDLESISLESVQVKASECVSKIQGLLETPLLDLEICSELPGRLVAKKKCAPGEMGVNLPHPSLVHFLLGFSIQKPLQKSQLQNPGVYGTPKNCLHSLVNILDENLKGLVDAAVVMEGYKLLHVILSHGSMSYPVLRFMKGNLRNFLVRHGEALPFSASPTMEQQNSTAHLLLCIAIDVRVSSLRGSTSQAQKLASVIFTSERTVDSADGEAGQRRDAGISNLLSRTFASITGILKSLIFLPCSV; this comes from the exons ATGGTTAATAAAGTAAGAAAGGATCTAGAGAGTATTTCCTTGGAAAGTGTCCAAGTAAAAGCCTCCGAGTGTGTGTCAAAGATACAGGGCCTTCTAGAGACCCCTTTATTGGATCTTgaaatttgttcagaattaccAGGTCGTCTTGTTGCAAAGAAAAAGTGCGCTCCGGGAGAAATG GGAGTAAACTTACCTCACCCTAGTTTGGTTCATTTTCTACTTGGGTTTAGCATACAGAAGCCTCTTCAGAAGTCTCAGTTGCAAAATCCTGGTGTATATGGAACGCCAAAGAATTGTCTCCATTCGCTAGTAAATATacttgatgaaaatttgaaagGATTAGTTGACGCAGCCGTAGTAATGGAAGGGTATAAACTGCTTCATGTAATTCTTTCTCATGGTTCAATGTCCTATCCAGTGCTTCGGTTCATGAAGGGGAATTTGAGGAACTTTTTAGTCAGACATGGAGAAGCACTGCCTTTTAGCGCATCACCTACCA tgGAGCAACAGAATTCTACAGCCCATCTTCTCTTATGCATTGCCATTGATGTCAGAGTTTCGTCTTTACGCGGAAGTACTTCACAAGCCCAAAAGCTTGCCAGTGTTATATTTACATCAGAACGCACAGTGGACAGCGCAGATGGAGAAGCTGGACAGAGACGGGATGCGGGGATTAGTAATCTTCTGTCGAGAACTTTTGCCTCGATTACTGGTATtttgaaatctttgatttttctcCCTTGTTCTGTTTGA